Within the Candidatus Thorarchaeota archaeon genome, the region CAGTTCAGGAATTACCCCGATGTATGTTGAATCCTCCTTGGTCATAGTACTGTTGTGCCAGTTTTCACCATCATAATAAGACAGGATGACAGTGTCAACTTCAGTATCGTCACTGACAATGACAGTGACAGTGACGTTTTCTTGGCTATTTGGAGTAACGGGCGTCCTGTCCGGAGTGTCAATTGTTGGCGGATTGCTTTCAGGGGAAATGGTCGTGTAGTTGTAGATAGAGGTGTAGTTTGTGTTACCTTCAGTATCATTTGCCCAGAAGAAATATTCTACAGAAGTGTCCAGCGGCTGTCCAGGTATCACCGCAGAATATGTATCCTGTGTTCTTTGCATAGTTAACACGGTAAAGTTAGACCAATCATTCTTAGAGTAGTTGAGAAGAACAGTATCTACTCCAGCGGCACCTGCAGGCTCGAGAATATCAATGGAAACGGCTACATCGTGATTGGCTCCAGGTGAAGTGGCATTCCTCCAGGGATTCACCATATTCGGCTTGACTGTGTCGCCAATTGTGAACATCGTCCAGCTGCTTTGATTGCCATTCCCGCCAGTATCATTGGCAAAAATGCTGTAATAAACCGATTGAGAGTAATTGAAGGGTCCGATTTCCATAGTGTAATTGCCGCTGGGTTGTTCGGCCATCAATACTGTTTTGTTTTCACCCCAGCCAGTAGCATTGTATTTCAAGAATACACTGAAGAAATCTGAATTATCAGTAACATTCGCTTCCACTGTCACGTTTTGATAATACTCTACAGAAAGCGGATTTCTCTCAAATGAGTGAATTACTGGCGCTTCAACGTCTATGCTCAGTACTGCCGACAGGACATCGAGTTTCCCGTACCCCCATGTTGGATTGGGCACGGACCCAGTAAATGAATCGTTTCTAGCTGTTGATTTGATGTAGCCACCAACCTGAGAACCAAGGGTGGGTGAAATCTGTAGCATTAAAGCGGCGCATCCAGCTACGTGCGGCCCTGAAGCACTTGTACCACTGAAGAGCTGATAGCTAGCAAATCTATCGTCGAACGGAAGACTTCCATAGTTGTTGTACCATCCATACCATGTGGAAGCATTTGAGTAATCACTGATTATGTCATATCCTCCGGGTGCGGCCACACCCTGTTTTTGAACCTCATCGATTCGTGGACCTCTCGATGAGAAATCTGCTATGTCACCAATTGTTCCACCCAAGAGATCTCGGGTGTGATAGCTAGCAACACTTACAGCTGAATCAGCAGTTGATGGCCAAGTTATGTGATAGTAATCAAACTCATCGCTTGTCCAAATAGCCCCACCAGTCCACGAGGTTTTGTCGTCGGAAATATAGCAGTGAAAAGTCGTACTTGCAGGAGCCGTGATATTGAGCTGATGATATGGTCCGCCTTCCGTTGTAGTTGGAAGTGAACCACCGCCTGACGTGAAGATGTGGATAGCCAACATTTTGGTTGAACGAGATGATACAGAAATATAGGATTCGACCACTAGAGTCGATCCTCCAAAGGAGACACTCTGTTCGGCATTCCAGTTTTCCTTCCCAGCTCCAGGATGGAGATAGATGGTATGGCTGGCTGGACCTGACCAGCTCGTGAAGTCGATGACCAGACTGAAGTTACAGGTACTGAAATCGGTATCATTGACGCTGAGGAGAGTGATGTAGACATCCTCGATATCGCCTCCCAGATATGGATCGTCTGCTGGAGTGGGAATGTGGAAGTCTATATCATAGGGTGTATCCGGTGCAACCGTAGCATTAGCATGCTTTTCTTTGCCACCGAGATTACCACTTGGTGAGATGACAGGTACACCGTCATCGACAAGATCGTCTATCAAGCCTGCAGCCGGAGAAGAACCATCGAGATAATGATAGGTCCATGATCCAAACTCAGTGAGAATGACATCAGCGCCCTGATTGCGAGCGTACATGAGTGCCTTCTCAACTGTAAGGCTTGTACCACCAGAACCGAGCACTTTGAGCATCATCAGTTCTGCACTAGGTGCCGCACCCACATATTTTCTAAAACCAACCTGACCCCCCAGTAAAATACCCGAAACAGCAGTACCATGGCCATCTGTATCTTCGTGAGTACTCTGTGTGAGATTCTTTCCTCTCATCCATACTTGGAGATTATCAAATCCATCTTCCTCAACAATGTACTTGGTTTTCGGAGTAGCAAGCAGAGTAAGTGGCTCGCCCAGCTGAAGCTGGTCATCACCATTTGTATCATTGACAACGAAGTAGGGTTCCCCTATCTGAGGAATACCATCCTGAGTAACATTATCAGCCCAGAGCCAGTCAGTAGAGCAATTATAGCTGCCATCCCTATCAAGGTCGATGGCATAGAGTTCCTCCCCTGTGTCGGGGTTATCATCCCCATCCAAATCGACATAATCCGTACCGTTGTCAAATGCAGCGTTAGCAGGACCACTATCTTTCCAATCAAAAGTACCACCATCTGCAGACCATAAATCAGGATGTGTCCAATCAACACCTGAATCTAAGTCTGCTATGAGAATATCTTCGCCTGTCACATTCCTGTCAAGGCTGTCAAGCTGATTCCACGCAGTGGTCGCGTTTATTTCTGGCATGGAAACATCTCTTGCAGCATGAAGATGTTCAGGTGAAGTTTGGATACTCCAGTCTGAAATGATGCGATGCTCCAAGCACTTTTCAAAGCCTTCCGCGGGACCTTCGAGAAGATAGTGATTTCCTATACTGCTTTTTTCAACTGAATCCAAACTGAATGCTATTCCGGCTTGGTCCATAAACGCAATCGTGTCACTATCGATTTCTCTTTCAATCCGAGCAACAATAGGTATGTTCGCTTCATACTCATCGGTTAGGTAATCCAAAGTGATTTTCTGTGAATCTTGCTCGCGCGGCATCGTATCATTGAGAACACTAGGTGAACGCACATCAGAACTACCAGTCGAGAGTGTTAACAGAAATACCAGAAGCGTGCAAATGACGATTTTTTTCAAGCTGTTGACCTCTTTTGGCGTGATATGATTTCAGTAATTTGCTCTGATAACAAGTAGAACAAACTGAACATAAAATACTGGGAGTTCATCATATTAAAGCATTCACCAGGCGGTCAAATAACGATTTTTCGTAACTCCCGTTTTGAAGTCTTCATCACCAATATTTATCACCGTAGGCGACCTCAAGAAAATCGTGGTTCTTGTTGAAGGATAGCACCGGCAAGCCCGAAAATGATACCGATGTATCAGAAAAGAAGCCTGGCATCGAAGAGATACAAGACCGGCTTGACCAGATATCCCGCCGACTTGAACGCGTTGAGTCGTTGATTGAACGGATAGATCCCCGTATAGAAGAGGTTTCAGAATCAGCACAGGTCATCAGAGAAGGTTTCGAATTCTACGATAGCATGGTAAGTTTGATGAGTAAGTTCACAAGAGCAGAAAGATTAGAATCGAGATATGGCGATTTAAAGAAAGATGATATAGCTTGGGCAATGATAAAGACACTTGATGAACGAGGACCTTTGAATATCAGTCAAATCACTGCTGGAGTCCGCAGACAGAGAGGAACCGCTTCAAGACG harbors:
- a CDS encoding S8 family serine peptidase, producing the protein MKKIVICTLLVFLLTLSTGSSDVRSPSVLNDTMPREQDSQKITLDYLTDEYEANIPIVARIEREIDSDTIAFMDQAGIAFSLDSVEKSSIGNHYLLEGPAEGFEKCLEHRIISDWSIQTSPEHLHAARDVSMPEINATTAWNQLDSLDRNVTGEDILIADLDSGVDWTHPDLWSADGGTFDWKDSGPANAAFDNGTDYVDLDGDDNPDTGEELYAIDLDRDGSYNCSTDWLWADNVTQDGIPQIGEPYFVVNDTNGDDQLQLGEPLTLLATPKTKYIVEEDGFDNLQVWMRGKNLTQSTHEDTDGHGTAVSGILLGGQVGFRKYVGAAPSAELMMLKVLGSGGTSLTVEKALMYARNQGADVILTEFGSWTYHYLDGSSPAAGLIDDLVDDGVPVISPSGNLGGKEKHANATVAPDTPYDIDFHIPTPADDPYLGGDIEDVYITLLSVNDTDFSTCNFSLVIDFTSWSGPASHTIYLHPGAGKENWNAEQSVSFGGSTLVVESYISVSSRSTKMLAIHIFTSGGGSLPTTTEGGPYHQLNITAPASTTFHCYISDDKTSWTGGAIWTSDEFDYYHITWPSTADSAVSVASYHTRDLLGGTIGDIADFSSRGPRIDEVQKQGVAAPGGYDIISDYSNASTWYGWYNNYGSLPFDDRFASYQLFSGTSASGPHVAGCAALMLQISPTLGSQVGGYIKSTARNDSFTGSVPNPTWGYGKLDVLSAVLSIDVEAPVIHSFERNPLSVEYYQNVTVEANVTDNSDFFSVFLKYNATGWGENKTVLMAEQPSGNYTMEIGPFNYSQSVYYSIFANDTGGNGNQSSWTMFTIGDTVKPNMVNPWRNATSPGANHDVAVSIDILEPAGAAGVDTVLLNYSKNDWSNFTVLTMQRTQDTYSAVIPGQPLDTSVEYFFWANDTEGNTNYTSIYNYTTISPESNPPTIDTPDRTPVTPNSQENVTVTVIVSDDTEVDTVILSYYDGENWHNSTMTKEDSTYIGVIPELPAGTEVIYRIYASDILGNWEVSSDYSYTVESETTTTTSPTGTTTTTTTSTTTTGLTPDYLRLAIMSSLVVLLVVVWVAYQRHRSK